Proteins from one Aulosira sp. FACHB-615 genomic window:
- a CDS encoding HEAT repeat domain-containing protein produces the protein MAFLYTEVPFMAKHIDFNFWAKVPNWLLAHRVAVSVLTFVSPLIVSSISNQTLAQTPNSERVDQLIQGLSNEDLLEQLNIVTALGNVSDREFSSETLDKLKLALVNPDWRVRSGAALVLSQKGGLLVKDALPTLVKTLQDPNWFVRSSAARAIGNIVAEDTGDSNGANTVIEAAKFSSYLVDALQDSDFSVRFSAATSLVKLNTKSAFIVSRLISNLSNTNDPQTRLVTAENLNNISTEVTPILPNLGRALKHGEPSVRALALETIGSISTDTSATLPYLIQGLQDPDWTVRSKAARAVVRIVTNLQEKSRANFFTASDLNAIDELQTIQQILQNPQNHFYNNEKAGVSLAINALQAASRNR, from the coding sequence ATGGCATTCCTGTATACAGAAGTACCTTTTATGGCAAAACACATTGATTTCAACTTCTGGGCTAAAGTTCCTAATTGGTTGTTAGCACATCGCGTAGCCGTAAGTGTGTTGACTTTTGTATCACCTTTAATTGTCAGTAGTATAAGTAATCAAACTTTGGCACAGACTCCCAATAGTGAGAGAGTGGATCAGTTAATCCAAGGTTTGAGCAACGAAGATTTATTAGAACAACTGAATATTGTTACAGCTTTAGGCAATGTTAGCGACAGAGAGTTTAGCAGTGAAACATTAGATAAACTCAAGCTGGCCTTGGTAAACCCTGATTGGCGAGTACGCAGTGGTGCAGCTTTAGTGTTGTCTCAAAAAGGTGGTTTATTAGTTAAAGATGCTTTACCTACTTTAGTCAAGACTCTGCAAGACCCAAATTGGTTTGTCCGTAGTAGTGCAGCCAGAGCTATTGGTAATATTGTTGCTGAAGATACTGGTGATTCTAATGGCGCAAATACGGTGATTGAAGCTGCTAAGTTTTCCAGTTATCTGGTTGATGCGCTGCAAGATTCTGACTTTTCGGTGCGTTTTAGTGCAGCGACATCTTTAGTCAAGTTAAATACTAAATCTGCTTTTATCGTATCTCGCTTAATTTCCAATCTCAGCAATACGAATGATCCTCAAACTCGCCTTGTGACTGCGGAAAACTTAAATAACATCAGTACTGAAGTTACTCCTATTCTTCCAAATCTTGGGAGAGCCTTAAAACACGGCGAACCATCAGTAAGAGCGTTAGCTTTGGAGACTATTGGTAGTATCAGTACAGATACTAGTGCAACTTTGCCTTATTTAATCCAAGGTTTGCAAGACCCAGATTGGACAGTGCGTAGCAAAGCTGCTAGAGCAGTTGTAAGAATAGTTACAAATCTTCAAGAAAAATCCAGAGCGAATTTTTTCACTGCATCTGACTTGAATGCCATAGATGAGTTGCAAACAATTCAGCAAATTTTACAAAACCCACAAAACCATTTTTATAACAACGAAAAAGCTGGGGTGAGTTTAGCTATTAATGCTCTGCAAGCAGCAAGCAGGAATAGATAA
- a CDS encoding rubrerythrin family protein, producing MTNIKSSKTYENLKNAFAIAYLENKFYLDFARVADEEGHPDIAGIYKDTAEKKISHALGHLDYVKSVGAPLTNLPTGRTEDNLKFAVDEETSNYTELYPYFAKIAREEGFNDIAEWFETVAKATRSNAGRFQKGLDSLNF from the coding sequence ATGACTAATATTAAAAGTAGTAAAACCTACGAAAATTTAAAGAACGCTTTTGCTATAGCGTATCTAGAAAATAAATTTTATTTAGATTTTGCTAGAGTTGCTGATGAGGAAGGTCATCCTGACATAGCTGGGATATATAAAGATACCGCAGAGAAGAAAATCAGCCATGCTCTCGGTCATTTAGATTACGTAAAGTCTGTTGGTGCGCCCTTAACTAACTTGCCAACTGGTAGAACTGAGGACAACCTTAAATTTGCTGTAGATGAAGAGACAAGTAACTACACAGAGTTGTATCCTTACTTTGCCAAGATTGCTCGTGAAGAAGGGTTCAACGACATCGCGGAATGGTTCGAGACGGTAGCTAAAGCTACCAGATCAAATGCTGGACGTTTTCAGAAGGGTTTAGACTCACTGAACTTCTAA
- a CDS encoding HMA2 domain-containing protein, with protein sequence MFTNNHGNVTMMPKVVEANTLNTPSQPISTKIISDTPGRLRLRIAPSHRHTGEMQRIVKMLNAQPNISQVNTNIQNGSIVIHHDRNNQSWQNVLATLKDIGIIFADVTTGSESHSEAAATVANAVFDLNEQVEKSTNGVVDLRFIFPLALGCLSVRQLLVKGLQLEIIPWYVLAWYAFDSFIKLHGVKKPEPITVSEKQ encoded by the coding sequence GTGTTTACAAATAATCATGGTAATGTCACTATGATGCCGAAAGTTGTGGAGGCAAATACCTTGAACACGCCATCCCAGCCTATCTCGACCAAAATCATCAGCGATACCCCAGGCAGACTACGCTTAAGAATAGCCCCATCTCATCGCCACACTGGGGAAATGCAACGCATTGTCAAGATGTTGAATGCTCAACCCAACATCAGTCAGGTAAATACTAATATCCAAAATGGTAGTATCGTCATTCATCACGATCGCAACAATCAAAGCTGGCAAAATGTCTTAGCTACACTCAAAGATATTGGCATCATTTTCGCTGATGTTACCACCGGTAGCGAAAGCCACTCCGAAGCAGCAGCTACAGTCGCTAATGCGGTTTTTGACTTAAACGAACAAGTCGAAAAATCCACAAATGGCGTAGTTGATTTACGCTTTATCTTTCCTTTAGCGTTGGGATGTTTATCGGTGAGACAGTTGCTAGTTAAAGGTTTGCAACTAGAAATTATCCCTTGGTATGTTTTGGCATGGTACGCCTTTGATAGTTTCATCAAACTGCATGGAGTCAAAAAACCAGAACCCATCACTGTGTCTGAGAAACAGTAA
- a CDS encoding DUF5132 domain-containing protein — protein sequence MPKITDFVEDAGAPGIIAGIGAVLLAPVLIPVVAGIGKPIAKSIIKGGIVAYEKSKGAFAELGETWEDIVAEAKAELAEDRETPLFEAAATPVDSASDNGA from the coding sequence ATGCCGAAAATTACTGATTTTGTTGAAGATGCTGGCGCTCCTGGAATTATAGCTGGTATCGGTGCAGTTCTACTCGCACCCGTCCTGATTCCTGTTGTCGCCGGCATTGGTAAACCCATTGCTAAAAGCATCATCAAAGGCGGAATTGTCGCTTACGAAAAAAGCAAAGGCGCATTTGCAGAACTAGGCGAAACCTGGGAAGACATCGTAGCTGAAGCCAAAGCCGAACTCGCTGAAGACAGAGAAACCCCATTATTTGAAGCTGCGGCGACCCCAGTGGACAGCGCATCTGATAATGGTGCATAA
- a CDS encoding heavy metal translocating P-type ATPase, giving the protein MTPLTAQLVSPAVQKSSEIEVKEEVPLGAKAYETVSPVILAQPIHKSNGKATLANFNRRTHQPVSKVVYNVVHAVPGRMRLRIPQLRDNTAYMQRLQTLLEVDPLITSVRIKPAAASLVVTYKASQVNDAKMRSRLSCLIMTANDANVVLLDQKKPLNQKSQEDAEEGTWPGLQLSMVATGLAVLGGPLGLSVPPVMVAGTIALATLPVFQRAIVGLVMQRRLTIDVLDFLAIVITTVQGQFLTPALMLSLIEIGENIRDRTARSSKMQTLDLLNSLGQFVWVERGGEKIQVSIKEVKSGDTVIVYPGEQVPVDGSILRGKALLDEQKLTGESVPVLKTQGQPVFASTLVREGSIYILAERVGNDTRAGQSIKLMEEAPVHDTRMENCAIKIAEKAVLPTLLLGAGVFAITRNAARAASVLTLDFATGIRVSVPTTVLAALTYAARHGILIRSGRALEQLAEVDTIVFDKTGTLTKGEVAVIGVDSFNPEVDSDRVLAIAAAAEQRLTHPVAEAVIRYAEAQKVVIPSRSKWNYKLGLGVEAEIYGEVVYVGSERFLRQQGVNMEALNNVNRVNSVIYVASNGQLLGRIRYSDILRPETREVINHLLRVEGVEVHMLTGDNQRTAKAVAAELGIAPANTHAEAFPEQKAAVVRELHEQGKTVAFVGDGINDSPALAFADVSISFAHGSEIARETADVVLMENDLRGILEAIALARNAKKLIRQNTSIVAIPNIAAMAIAVLFGLNPLGATVVNNGSTIVAGVNGLRPILKNSPKKALPSAR; this is encoded by the coding sequence ATGACACCATTGACAGCACAACTAGTATCGCCCGCAGTTCAAAAATCTTCGGAAATTGAAGTTAAAGAAGAGGTACCTTTGGGTGCGAAAGCTTACGAAACCGTTAGCCCAGTGATTTTAGCCCAACCAATTCACAAGTCTAACGGCAAAGCAACTCTTGCTAACTTCAATAGACGCACTCATCAGCCAGTTTCCAAGGTTGTCTATAACGTTGTCCATGCAGTTCCCGGAAGAATGCGGTTGCGTATCCCACAGTTGCGTGATAACACCGCATACATGCAGCGTCTACAAACTTTGTTGGAAGTTGATCCCCTGATTACCAGCGTCAGAATTAAACCTGCGGCGGCCTCGTTAGTTGTGACTTATAAAGCAAGTCAAGTCAACGATGCCAAAATGCGATCGCGTCTGAGTTGTCTGATTATGACAGCTAATGATGCCAATGTTGTGCTGTTGGATCAGAAAAAGCCTCTAAATCAGAAATCCCAAGAGGATGCAGAAGAAGGCACTTGGCCAGGTTTGCAACTGTCGATGGTAGCCACTGGACTAGCAGTATTAGGTGGGCCATTGGGGCTATCTGTACCGCCAGTCATGGTGGCTGGAACCATTGCTTTAGCAACATTACCTGTATTTCAACGAGCCATCGTTGGATTAGTAATGCAGCGAAGACTGACAATTGATGTCTTGGACTTCTTGGCAATTGTGATTACTACAGTCCAAGGTCAATTCCTGACACCTGCATTGATGCTGAGTTTAATTGAAATTGGCGAAAATATCCGCGATCGCACTGCCCGTTCTTCTAAAATGCAGACATTAGACTTGCTCAATTCTTTAGGGCAATTTGTCTGGGTAGAACGTGGTGGTGAAAAGATACAAGTCTCTATCAAAGAAGTCAAGAGTGGTGACACGGTAATTGTCTATCCTGGTGAACAAGTCCCGGTAGATGGCAGTATTCTGCGGGGTAAAGCCTTACTAGATGAGCAGAAACTGACTGGTGAATCAGTCCCAGTCTTAAAAACTCAAGGACAACCTGTATTTGCTTCCACATTGGTAAGAGAAGGCAGTATCTATATCTTGGCAGAACGGGTAGGTAACGATACCCGCGCCGGACAAAGCATCAAACTCATGGAAGAAGCCCCCGTCCATGACACAAGGATGGAAAACTGCGCCATTAAAATTGCCGAAAAAGCAGTCCTACCCACCTTATTACTAGGTGCAGGCGTATTTGCAATTACTCGTAACGCCGCCAGAGCCGCCAGCGTCCTCACCCTGGATTTTGCTACGGGGATCAGAGTCTCTGTGCCGACAACAGTCTTGGCAGCTTTGACTTATGCCGCCCGCCACGGTATTCTCATCCGTAGTGGTCGCGCCTTAGAACAACTGGCAGAAGTTGATACCATCGTTTTTGATAAGACCGGTACTTTAACTAAGGGCGAAGTTGCGGTTATTGGTGTTGACAGTTTCAATCCTGAAGTTGACAGTGATAGAGTTTTAGCGATCGCCGCCGCCGCCGAGCAACGGTTAACACATCCAGTTGCGGAGGCTGTCATTCGTTATGCCGAAGCTCAAAAAGTTGTGATTCCTAGCCGTAGCAAGTGGAATTACAAACTTGGTTTAGGTGTGGAAGCAGAAATTTATGGCGAGGTTGTGTATGTTGGTAGCGAACGCTTCTTGCGTCAACAAGGCGTAAACATGGAAGCCCTCAACAACGTTAACCGCGTTAATTCTGTGATTTATGTGGCGAGTAATGGGCAACTTCTCGGTAGAATAAGATATAGTGATATTCTGCGTCCTGAAACACGAGAAGTAATTAACCACCTGTTGAGAGTCGAAGGTGTAGAAGTTCACATGCTCACCGGCGACAACCAACGCACAGCTAAAGCTGTAGCGGCAGAACTCGGAATTGCCCCAGCCAATACCCACGCAGAAGCATTCCCCGAACAAAAAGCTGCCGTTGTTCGTGAACTGCACGAACAAGGTAAAACAGTTGCCTTTGTGGGAGATGGAATTAACGACTCCCCAGCTTTAGCATTTGCCGATGTTTCTATATCCTTTGCTCACGGTTCCGAAATTGCTCGTGAGACAGCAGACGTAGTGCTGATGGAAAACGACTTACGTGGAATTTTAGAAGCGATCGCCCTAGCACGCAACGCCAAAAAGTTAATTCGCCAAAATACAAGTATTGTTGCTATTCCTAATATTGCAGCAATGGCGATCGCAGTGCTATTTGGACTAAACCCCCTAGGTGCAACGGTAGTTAACAATGGTTCAACAATCGTTGCAGGCGTTAACGGCTTGCGTCCAATTCTTAAAAATTCCCCAAAGAAAGCTCTACCATCAGCAAGATGA
- a CDS encoding HMA2 domain-containing protein, with amino-acid sequence MEGSVSSSASQPPGHSPWKIAAKPNQIAHQPSAKVAYSITAALPGIVAFCVPQINDDPQYLQRLQALIKEQEWVINQQVNQKAGSVVIAYKTGMMSDFEMRSNLASLLQTADTVQVEETESKEAEVQQSRGAEEEQTTQHLALSEKSCAEITPVEQTSVTHNSALSTHTSTPLSVQHSKIAYNIVHAIPGRIRFHIPQISRDRHYVQRLENLLKADPVVTSERINKDAASLVITYNTGKLRDSQERIHSVEAAAKTYLICLIQSANEATAGIAANPTSRI; translated from the coding sequence ATGGAGGGTTCTGTATCCTCATCGGCCTCGCAGCCTCCTGGGCATAGCCCCTGGAAAATAGCAGCCAAACCAAACCAAATCGCCCATCAACCATCTGCCAAGGTAGCTTATAGTATTACTGCGGCACTTCCCGGTATAGTCGCATTTTGCGTACCCCAGATTAATGATGATCCCCAATATTTGCAACGCCTCCAAGCGTTAATCAAAGAGCAAGAATGGGTGATTAATCAGCAAGTTAATCAAAAAGCGGGATCAGTCGTCATTGCCTACAAAACAGGGATGATGTCTGACTTTGAAATGCGCTCAAATTTAGCGAGTCTATTGCAGACTGCTGATACTGTTCAAGTAGAAGAGACAGAGAGCAAGGAAGCAGAGGTACAGCAGAGCAGAGGTGCAGAGGAAGAACAAACTACTCAGCACTTAGCACTCAGCGAGAAGTCCTGTGCGGAGATAACCCCCGTTGAGCAAACTTCGGTGACGCACAACTCAGCACTCAGCACTCACACTTCGACTCCGCTCAGTGTACAGCACTCAAAAATAGCCTATAATATCGTTCACGCCATACCTGGACGAATTAGGTTTCACATACCGCAAATATCGCGCGATCGCCATTATGTGCAACGCTTAGAGAACTTGCTCAAAGCAGATCCAGTGGTGACAAGTGAGCGCATCAATAAAGATGCAGCCTCATTGGTGATTACCTATAACACTGGAAAACTGCGAGACTCTCAAGAGCGAATACACAGTGTGGAAGCAGCAGCCAAAACATATTTAATTTGTTTGATTCAATCTGCCAACGAAGCAACGGCAGGTATCGCCGCCAACCCAACCAGCAGAATTTAA
- a CDS encoding HMA2 domain-containing protein — protein sequence MTKTLSSRGVSPQEALSPDLISTQRHSDQLQVNRHTSLATAKLETHLPTGCLEIIHATHGRIRIRATDGSLNASLELVSQHLQQYKGVTEVTTNGQLGSLVVNFDENDLTLPQILGILEKLNIYPSPNSPQSMSSKDPFAVWKSPDFWMEQTISFIPLMTGLAVTGGLGISGFASIPVYMITADATRRVIGYLEPQIAKSDSNSQSVKPNTTTRQPKLTQTVTKPVAEQVRQDVKPSAKIAYTVVHHIPGRIRFNVSRIAQDHAYARRLERLLKSDAYVTNVRMNCDAASIAIAYHPGEVALSHWVKLMELALQPHPAAPSVQIAAPQQPEKQNTQIVVSADTTKTSAESNNLNISSIWAEMKPAAMSFSLAYMANFPL from the coding sequence ATGACAAAAACTCTCAGTAGCCGTGGAGTAAGTCCGCAAGAGGCTTTGTCTCCTGACTTAATCTCTACTCAGCGTCACAGTGATCAATTACAAGTAAATAGACATACTAGTTTGGCAACTGCAAAGTTAGAGACGCATTTACCAACTGGTTGCCTAGAAATTATCCATGCAACCCACGGTCGCATTCGTATCCGCGCTACTGACGGCAGTTTAAACGCAAGCTTAGAATTAGTATCCCAACATTTACAACAGTACAAAGGAGTCACAGAAGTTACGACAAACGGGCAATTAGGGAGTTTAGTCGTTAACTTTGACGAAAATGATTTGACATTACCTCAGATATTGGGAATACTAGAAAAACTGAATATTTACCCTTCCCCAAATTCGCCTCAATCAATGAGCAGCAAAGATCCCTTTGCAGTGTGGAAATCTCCAGACTTTTGGATGGAGCAAACTATTTCCTTTATTCCTCTGATGACTGGTTTAGCAGTTACAGGAGGTCTAGGGATTAGTGGATTTGCATCGATTCCAGTCTATATGATTACCGCAGATGCCACACGTCGGGTAATCGGCTATCTAGAACCGCAAATTGCTAAGTCAGACAGCAATAGCCAATCTGTAAAACCAAATACCACAACCAGACAACCGAAATTGACACAAACAGTAACTAAACCTGTTGCTGAACAAGTTAGGCAAGACGTAAAACCGTCAGCCAAGATTGCCTACACTGTAGTTCATCACATTCCGGGCAGAATTAGGTTTAATGTCAGCCGCATTGCCCAGGATCATGCTTATGCGAGACGGCTGGAAAGGTTATTGAAAAGCGATGCTTATGTAACTAACGTGCGGATGAATTGTGATGCAGCCTCAATTGCGATCGCATATCATCCAGGTGAAGTTGCTCTCAGCCATTGGGTAAAACTAATGGAATTAGCTTTGCAACCTCATCCTGCTGCACCTAGTGTTCAAATCGCAGCACCACAACAGCCGGAAAAACAAAATACTCAGATTGTTGTATCGGCTGATACAACAAAAACATCAGCAGAAAGTAACAATCTAAACATATCGAGTATTTGGGCTGAGATGAAGCCCGCAGCTATGTCTTTTTCTTTAGCCTATATGGCGAACTTTCCGTTGTAG
- the def gene encoding peptide deformylase has product MADLLPIIQLGDPVIRQTAAWVDNIHDEKIQKLIDDLIATVSQANGVGIAAPQVAEQQRLFIVASRPNPRYPNAPTMEPTAMINPRIVSHSTEIVKGWEGCLCIPGIRGLVPRYQAIEVEYYDRNGQLQKQELTDFVARIFQHEYDHLDGIVFIDRVESTHDIITEQEYQKRVINIT; this is encoded by the coding sequence ATGGCTGACTTATTACCAATTATCCAGTTAGGCGACCCAGTGATTCGGCAAACCGCAGCTTGGGTTGATAACATTCATGATGAGAAAATTCAAAAATTAATTGATGATTTAATTGCCACAGTTTCTCAAGCAAATGGTGTGGGGATTGCTGCACCGCAAGTTGCCGAACAACAGCGTTTATTTATTGTCGCCTCTCGCCCCAATCCCAGGTATCCCAATGCTCCCACAATGGAACCTACAGCTATGATTAACCCTAGGATAGTGTCACATTCAACAGAAATTGTTAAGGGTTGGGAAGGTTGTTTATGTATCCCTGGCATTAGAGGATTAGTACCGAGATATCAAGCCATCGAAGTTGAATACTATGACCGCAACGGACAATTACAAAAACAAGAATTAACTGACTTTGTAGCGCGAATTTTTCAGCATGAGTATGATCATTTAGATGGGATTGTATTTATAGACCGTGTTGAAAGTACTCACGATATCATCACCGAGCAAGAATACCAAAAACGTGTGATTAACATTACTTAA
- a CDS encoding HhoA/HhoB/HtrA family serine endopeptidase, translated as MKTTVHNIDSWDWLLSKMAKNVKLMLLSGVAVVSLGGCGLLPGKTFENSVNQPGTVDSKTSNSESAIALSPISSGDPNFVVGVVKNVGGAVVRIDSARTITSRVPDEFNDPFFRRYFRDSQPRQRVERGSGSGFIISSSGQILTNSHVVDGADKVTVTLKDGRTFDGQVLGEDPVTDVAVIKIDANNLPTVSLGNSDVLQPGEAVIAIGNPLGLNNTVTSGIISATDRSSSDIGASDKRVDYLQTDAAINPGNSGGPLLNARGQVIGMNTAILRNAQGLGFAIPINTVQKISQELITKGRVDHPYLGVQMVSLTPEIKDRINERFGDRITLTTDKGVLLVRIVPNSPAAEAGLRPGDVIQQINNQSVTKPEEVQRILEKSQIGNPLSVQIERNGQITQVTVSPAPLPVQREN; from the coding sequence ATGAAGACAACAGTGCATAATATTGATAGCTGGGATTGGCTATTGAGCAAAATGGCTAAAAATGTGAAGTTAATGCTGCTCAGTGGGGTAGCAGTGGTGTCCTTGGGGGGCTGTGGCCTTCTACCAGGTAAAACCTTTGAAAATTCTGTCAATCAACCTGGAACTGTCGATAGCAAAACATCTAATTCTGAATCGGCGATCGCACTTTCACCGATTTCATCTGGTGATCCCAATTTTGTTGTCGGCGTTGTGAAAAATGTTGGCGGTGCAGTGGTACGAATCGACTCCGCCAGAACAATTACATCGCGCGTTCCCGACGAATTTAACGATCCTTTCTTTCGGCGGTATTTCCGGGATTCTCAACCCAGACAGCGCGTTGAACGGGGTAGTGGTTCAGGATTTATCATTAGTTCCTCTGGGCAGATTTTGACTAATTCCCATGTCGTTGACGGTGCTGATAAAGTAACCGTGACGCTTAAAGATGGCAGAACTTTTGATGGTCAAGTATTGGGAGAAGACCCGGTTACAGATGTCGCTGTGATTAAAATCGATGCCAATAACTTGCCAACTGTATCATTAGGTAATTCGGATGTTTTGCAACCAGGGGAAGCGGTAATTGCCATTGGTAATCCTTTGGGGTTAAACAATACTGTGACATCGGGGATTATTAGTGCAACAGATCGGTCTAGCAGTGATATTGGTGCTAGTGATAAGCGAGTTGACTATCTGCAAACAGACGCAGCGATTAATCCGGGGAATTCTGGCGGCCCGTTGCTGAATGCACGCGGTCAAGTGATTGGGATGAACACAGCAATTCTTCGCAACGCCCAAGGTTTGGGATTTGCTATTCCGATTAACACAGTCCAGAAAATTTCTCAAGAATTAATTACGAAAGGTCGGGTTGATCATCCTTATTTGGGTGTGCAGATGGTGTCACTCACACCAGAAATTAAAGACAGGATCAACGAGCGATTTGGCGATCGCATTACTCTGACGACAGATAAAGGTGTATTGTTAGTGCGGATTGTGCCTAACTCTCCGGCTGCGGAGGCGGGACTCAGACCAGGAGATGTGATTCAGCAAATTAATAACCAATCGGTTACTAAGCCAGAAGAAGTACAAAGAATCCTAGAGAAAAGCCAAATCGGTAATCCTTTATCAGTACAAATTGAGCGCAACGGACAAATTACCCAAGTCACCGTTAGTCCTGCACCTTTACCTGTGCAACGTGAAAACTAG